The following are from one region of the Phycisphaerales bacterium genome:
- a CDS encoding glycosyltransferase family 9 protein: protein MRILISNPDTIGDVVLREPLFRALTEAGHELGLVVSPLVQPMARAVAPSARLFELPLNVYDGKLDAQDERLDSLADAATEFGPDVFVGAPYTWTLLEERLCEALPDARTIGQAGGKFVDPAYGRDEATKSPFDEVVRVNEDLHELRKSEALARAVLGTEVHLDDPTLKLEPELERSADAVLGRLGLERGSFLAACVGHHEFTAIRNWRPERWADALAYWMERYERPVLLLGAQSEAEVSRSIGDALEARGLEPRHWFGGPEGDTMLMAALLAASRGYVGRDTGPMHIAAALGKPVFAVFGGGTWPRFRPLTRPSVSITLAVPCSPCDWRCEQRRSHCVKDIPLSAVTTQIDRLESGAVEGADVIQIEPSRAMLVSIAGDAARAAHRYRAELSVARRTLDKKDQEARRNTMSENAVMQRLDRLEQALRESKSREAEQRASEVTQKLTQNTQALEQARRELARAVERAETADQTTSNLQAEVARLRAELEKSRAESAERTKKLDASEQRARDLEQARDRLTTQRDAAEREAADLREKYTGVDIPKLRADLSNARRVIGSLQGEKNELRLRADQLLEERRAMEKLADQWLVEIHALEHKLGELLASRWRQMGQRLHVAMVLPWEDAERRRLLGSSANGQHTG from the coding sequence ATGCGAATCCTGATCTCCAACCCGGACACCATCGGCGACGTCGTGCTGCGCGAGCCGCTGTTCCGCGCCCTGACCGAGGCCGGGCACGAACTGGGACTGGTCGTCAGCCCGCTGGTGCAGCCCATGGCCCGGGCGGTCGCGCCCTCGGCGCGGCTCTTCGAACTGCCGCTCAACGTCTATGACGGCAAACTGGACGCTCAGGACGAGCGGCTGGACTCGCTGGCGGACGCCGCGACGGAATTCGGCCCCGACGTCTTCGTGGGCGCTCCGTATACCTGGACGCTGCTGGAAGAGCGACTGTGCGAGGCCCTGCCCGACGCACGAACCATCGGCCAGGCCGGAGGCAAGTTTGTCGACCCGGCCTACGGCCGCGATGAGGCCACCAAATCGCCGTTCGACGAAGTCGTTCGCGTGAACGAAGATCTTCACGAGCTGCGCAAGAGCGAGGCCCTGGCTCGCGCCGTGCTCGGCACCGAGGTCCATCTCGACGACCCGACACTCAAGCTCGAGCCCGAATTGGAGCGTTCCGCCGACGCGGTGCTGGGCAGGCTTGGCCTGGAACGGGGTTCGTTCCTGGCGGCCTGCGTGGGGCACCACGAGTTCACGGCCATTCGCAATTGGCGGCCCGAGCGATGGGCCGACGCGTTGGCGTACTGGATGGAGCGATACGAGCGACCCGTGCTGCTGCTGGGCGCCCAGAGCGAAGCAGAGGTCTCCCGATCGATCGGCGACGCGCTGGAAGCCAGGGGGCTAGAGCCCCGGCACTGGTTCGGCGGCCCCGAGGGGGACACCATGCTGATGGCCGCGTTGCTGGCCGCCAGCCGGGGCTATGTGGGGCGCGACACTGGACCCATGCACATCGCCGCGGCGCTGGGCAAGCCAGTCTTCGCGGTGTTCGGCGGTGGGACGTGGCCGAGGTTCCGCCCATTGACGCGCCCGAGCGTTTCGATCACCCTGGCGGTGCCGTGCTCGCCGTGCGACTGGCGTTGCGAGCAGCGCCGCTCGCATTGCGTGAAGGACATTCCGCTGAGCGCGGTGACGACCCAGATCGATCGTCTGGAATCTGGCGCGGTCGAAGGGGCCGACGTCATCCAGATCGAGCCCAGCCGGGCGATGCTGGTGAGCATCGCCGGCGATGCCGCAAGGGCTGCCCATCGGTACCGCGCCGAACTCTCGGTTGCTCGACGCACGCTCGACAAGAAAGACCAGGAAGCCCGGAGGAACACGATGAGCGAGAATGCGGTCATGCAACGGCTCGATCGGCTCGAACAGGCATTGCGCGAGTCGAAGTCGAGAGAGGCCGAACAGCGGGCCAGCGAAGTGACGCAGAAGCTCACGCAGAACACCCAGGCCCTGGAGCAGGCGCGGCGGGAACTCGCGCGGGCGGTCGAGCGAGCCGAGACGGCCGACCAGACCACCTCGAACCTGCAAGCCGAAGTGGCCAGGCTGCGAGCCGAGTTAGAGAAATCGCGGGCCGAGAGCGCGGAGCGCACGAAGAAGCTCGACGCCAGCGAGCAGCGTGCTCGCGATCTGGAGCAGGCCCGGGATCGCCTGACCACCCAGCGGGATGCAGCCGAGCGCGAAGCCGCCGACCTCCGCGAGAAGTACACCGGCGTTGATATCCCCAAGCTCCGGGCGGACCTTTCCAACGCCCGGCGGGTGATTGGCAGCTTGCAAGGCGAAAAGAACGAGCTGCGCCTGCGTGCCGATCAGTTGCTGGAGGAACGCCGGGCCATGGAGAAGTTGGCCGACCAATGGCTGGTAGAGATCCACGCCCTTGAGCACAAGCTTGGCGAACTGCTTGCCAGCCGCTGGCGTCAGATGGGCCAGCGATTGCACGTGGCGATGGTGTTGCCATGGGAAGACGCCGAGCGGCGCCGCCTGCTGGGTTCGAGCGCCAACGGACAGCACACGGGCTGA
- a CDS encoding ABC transporter permease: MLELLPHASYIWRTALADVRHRYAGASAGVLWNIIQPLSMILIYSLVFANIMSREGTGDAPYVVYLCSAMLPWLAFAETVSRGSQAVVANAQYLRKLPIPESAFVAQTVVSAAISLTISYAILAVAAIPFGFIPNAYWLLAPVPFLLLLLLGFGVGALGAAVVPFVKDMTEVIRIVLMIGFWAYPMVYKPDILPEAAQRILPYNPTYPALEAGRQMMLEARLPDLWLLPAALGWGVLFTALGLLALRAARAEIRDVI, from the coding sequence ATGTTGGAACTGCTGCCCCACGCGTCGTACATCTGGCGAACGGCCCTCGCGGACGTGCGACATCGCTACGCCGGGGCGAGTGCGGGCGTGCTGTGGAACATCATCCAGCCGCTGTCGATGATCTTGATTTACTCGCTTGTGTTCGCCAACATCATGAGCCGCGAGGGCACGGGCGACGCGCCATACGTGGTGTATCTGTGCAGCGCGATGCTGCCATGGCTGGCCTTTGCTGAGACCGTGTCGCGCGGCAGCCAGGCGGTGGTCGCAAACGCGCAATACCTCCGCAAACTGCCAATCCCAGAGAGCGCGTTCGTCGCCCAGACGGTCGTTTCGGCCGCCATCAGCCTCACGATCAGCTACGCAATCCTCGCCGTCGCGGCCATCCCCTTCGGCTTCATACCCAACGCCTATTGGCTGCTGGCCCCCGTGCCGTTCCTGCTGTTGCTGCTGCTGGGCTTTGGCGTGGGGGCGCTGGGCGCGGCGGTGGTGCCCTTCGTCAAGGACATGACCGAAGTCATCCGCATCGTACTCATGATCGGCTTTTGGGCTTACCCGATGGTCTACAAGCCCGACATTCTGCCCGAGGCCGCCCAGAGGATCCTGCCCTACAACCCGACCTATCCCGCGCTCGAAGCCGGTCGGCAGATGATGCTCGAAGCCCGCCTGCCTGACTTGTGGCTACTGCCCGCGGCGCTCGGCTGGGGCGTGCTGTTCACCGCCTTGGGGCTGCTCGCCTTGCGCGCAGCCCGAGCCGAGATCCGCGACGTCATCTGA
- a CDS encoding thioredoxin family protein, with product MIETEYLRTKFDQGLSYDDYVATGSENHRRAWTDFRGRVQPTAEHRSLFDGFKRTMHVLGVSGTWCGDCVQQVPMLDAIAGLRPDLIHLRLLDRDEHMDLARRLVINDGNRVPVVLFLNEEFDFVSMYGDRTLTRYRAIADRQLGASCPLPGAPVPEDEIAATLQDWIDETERAQLVCRLSTKLRSKHRD from the coding sequence ATGATCGAGACCGAATACCTCCGGACGAAATTCGACCAGGGTCTGTCGTACGACGACTACGTGGCCACCGGCAGCGAGAACCACCGACGCGCTTGGACCGACTTTCGCGGCCGTGTCCAGCCGACCGCCGAGCACCGGTCGCTGTTCGACGGGTTCAAGCGCACGATGCACGTCCTGGGCGTCAGCGGAACCTGGTGCGGCGATTGCGTGCAGCAAGTGCCCATGCTCGATGCGATCGCCGGCCTGCGGCCCGACCTCATCCATCTCCGCCTGCTCGATCGCGACGAGCACATGGATCTTGCGCGGCGGCTGGTCATCAATGACGGCAACCGCGTACCGGTCGTGCTGTTCCTGAACGAGGAGTTCGACTTCGTATCGATGTACGGCGACCGCACCCTGACGCGATACCGGGCCATCGCGGATCGACAACTGGGCGCCTCGTGTCCGTTGCCGGGCGCGCCGGTGCCGGAGGATGAAATCGCCGCAACGCTCCAGGACTGGATCGACGAAACCGAACGCGCCCAACTCGTGTGCCGCCTGAGCACGAAGCTGCGCAGCAAGCACCGAGACTGA
- a CDS encoding gamma-glutamyltransferase family protein, with translation MAHPPSERPDDAGGLTRREFMRTTSAGLAAAAGGGYLASHASAASRRNDAVVEELDALPQDRSWGEGPFGYDLPYTSQRMPVLARNCVATSQPLAAQAGLEMLRLGGNAADAAVATAAALTVVEPTANGIGGDNFALLWMKDDAGNAKLHGLNASGRSPKGLKREDYEGLDRMPLYDWRAVTTPGAVSGWVAVNEKFGALPLEKVLEPAIRYARDGYLVSPGVSSGWTASSRRYRGADRFEGWQQTFAPNGRAPEPGELFQSEGHARTIEAIARTKGRAFYEGEIAAAIEAESIKYGGSLRRADLAAHEARWVEPISIDYRGWRLHEIPPNGQGITALIALGILRHIDLAAKDIDSAAWMHPQIEAMKLAFADAHQHVADPEHMRVSVDELLDDGYLESRAKLIDPSKAGNFEYGDPKEGGTVLLTAADAQGNMVSFIQSNYTGFGSGMVVPGYGVAMHNRGGNFSLEPGHANEIAAGKLPYHTIIPAFVTRDGRPAMAYGVMGGFMQPQGHAQVLVRMADHGQNPQACLDAPRWQIERDGRVMIEPGFETMAGQAVYDELEKMGHPMRRYRTRNATFGRGQIIYKLENGYIAASDLRADGQAVGF, from the coding sequence ATGGCACACCCACCAAGCGAGCGGCCCGACGACGCCGGCGGCCTGACCCGTCGGGAATTCATGCGAACGACCTCGGCCGGCCTGGCCGCTGCCGCAGGCGGGGGTTACCTCGCCTCCCACGCGTCGGCCGCCTCCCGGCGGAATGATGCCGTCGTGGAAGAACTCGACGCATTGCCGCAGGACCGCTCGTGGGGCGAAGGCCCCTTCGGGTATGACCTTCCCTACACGAGCCAGCGCATGCCCGTGCTTGCTCGCAACTGCGTCGCCACCAGCCAGCCGCTCGCCGCGCAGGCCGGGCTCGAGATGCTCCGCCTTGGGGGCAATGCAGCCGACGCCGCGGTCGCGACGGCCGCCGCACTCACGGTCGTCGAACCGACGGCCAACGGAATCGGCGGCGACAACTTCGCGTTGCTCTGGATGAAGGACGATGCCGGCAATGCGAAGTTGCATGGCCTGAATGCCTCGGGCCGCTCGCCCAAGGGCCTGAAGCGCGAGGACTATGAAGGACTGGACCGCATGCCGCTGTACGACTGGCGCGCGGTCACCACGCCGGGTGCCGTGTCCGGATGGGTTGCCGTCAACGAAAAGTTCGGCGCGCTCCCGCTCGAGAAGGTGCTCGAACCCGCCATTCGGTATGCGCGGGACGGCTATCTGGTGAGCCCCGGGGTGTCATCGGGATGGACGGCCTCTTCGCGACGGTACCGCGGAGCCGATCGCTTCGAGGGATGGCAACAGACGTTTGCACCCAATGGTCGCGCGCCGGAGCCGGGCGAACTCTTTCAGAGCGAGGGGCATGCGCGCACGATCGAGGCAATTGCGCGGACCAAGGGACGCGCGTTCTACGAGGGCGAGATCGCTGCGGCCATCGAGGCCGAGAGCATCAAGTACGGCGGTTCGCTTCGAAGGGCGGATCTCGCGGCGCACGAGGCTCGCTGGGTCGAGCCGATTTCCATCGATTACCGCGGCTGGCGGCTGCACGAGATTCCGCCGAACGGACAGGGCATTACCGCCCTCATCGCGCTTGGAATCCTGCGGCACATCGACCTCGCCGCCAAGGACATCGACTCGGCCGCCTGGATGCATCCACAGATCGAAGCGATGAAGCTGGCATTCGCCGATGCGCATCAGCACGTTGCCGACCCCGAGCACATGCGTGTGTCGGTCGATGAATTGCTCGACGATGGCTACCTGGAGTCTCGCGCCAAGCTCATCGATCCGAGCAAGGCCGGCAACTTCGAATACGGCGATCCGAAGGAGGGCGGCACCGTGCTGCTGACTGCCGCCGACGCCCAGGGCAACATGGTCAGCTTCATCCAGAGCAACTACACGGGCTTCGGCTCGGGCATGGTCGTGCCGGGGTATGGCGTCGCGATGCACAACCGCGGCGGCAACTTCTCGCTCGAGCCCGGCCATGCCAACGAGATCGCAGCGGGCAAGCTGCCCTACCACACGATCATCCCCGCGTTCGTCACGCGCGACGGCCGGCCCGCCATGGCCTACGGCGTGATGGGCGGGTTCATGCAACCCCAGGGCCATGCCCAGGTGCTCGTACGCATGGCCGACCACGGGCAGAACCCCCAGGCATGCCTGGACGCCCCCCGCTGGCAGATCGAGCGCGACGGCCGCGTCATGATCGAGCCAGGCTTCGAGACGATGGCCGGCCAAGCGGTCTACGACGAGCTCGAGAAGATGGGCCACCCGATGCGCCGCTATCGCACGCGGAATGCGACGTTCGGCCGCGGGCAGATCATCTACAAACTCGAGAACGGATACATCGCCGCCAGCGATCTCCGGGCCGACGGGCAGGCGGTGGGGTTCTAG
- a CDS encoding GH3 auxin-responsive promoter family protein — translation MTAPFHQPGSLRWTSLIGAGLHARVAGRARTLRNHAYWTANTAFIQRAQLRSLLEQARDTAFGREYGFASVLKAGDADIAAEYRKAVPARDYVAFLPYVKRMVEDAEPDVLWPGLVKQFCQTSGTTAGDKRIPISDAMMKSNFKASLDIFSHAVNWGVSLPKLFGGRALFLGGSSALDRQENGILVGDLSGIATQQIRWPLSAIYSPGREIALMDHWPSKLDAMAELTSTQDIRMISGMPSWTVALMEKVLAKTGKARIDQVWPNLTLFTHGGVRYDPFEPTVRRLFTGGERDIPVRLELYPASEGFIAVQDEYQQPGMRLNADHGIFYEFVPLEEIDKEDAPAFCADEAEPGQRYVVVMSTCAGLWRYVIGDVVVFESVPNRIGWGGGTGPARLRIVGRHKLFINAFGENIIVENIETAVARAARESGVEVGEFTASPVYPGEGVRSGLQLAVEVVGQRDPSAMGRFAEVFDATLQSEVVDYRVKRTDSLGMAPPVVTPLEPGAIHDWMQSRGKLGGQHKVPRCANHREFMDALAGPVRPGEPAQNRP, via the coding sequence ATGACCGCGCCGTTCCACCAACCCGGTTCGCTGCGATGGACCTCGCTCATCGGCGCGGGCCTGCACGCGCGCGTCGCCGGCCGGGCGCGCACGCTCCGCAACCACGCGTATTGGACGGCCAACACGGCCTTTATCCAGCGCGCACAGCTCCGGTCGTTGCTCGAGCAGGCCAGGGACACCGCATTTGGCCGCGAGTACGGCTTCGCGTCGGTGCTGAAAGCCGGCGATGCGGACATAGCCGCCGAGTATCGCAAGGCCGTGCCCGCGCGCGATTATGTGGCGTTCCTGCCATACGTGAAGCGGATGGTGGAAGACGCCGAGCCCGACGTGCTGTGGCCGGGACTGGTGAAGCAGTTCTGCCAGACCAGCGGCACGACGGCCGGCGACAAGCGCATTCCGATCAGCGACGCCATGATGAAGAGCAACTTCAAGGCGTCGCTGGATATCTTCTCACACGCCGTAAACTGGGGCGTATCGCTGCCGAAGCTGTTCGGCGGGCGGGCACTGTTCCTGGGCGGTTCGAGCGCACTCGATCGGCAGGAGAACGGCATCCTCGTTGGCGACCTCTCGGGCATTGCCACGCAGCAGATCCGCTGGCCGCTGAGCGCCATCTATTCACCCGGGCGAGAGATCGCCCTGATGGATCACTGGCCCAGCAAGCTCGACGCGATGGCAGAGCTGACCAGCACACAGGACATCCGCATGATCAGCGGCATGCCCAGTTGGACCGTGGCGCTCATGGAGAAGGTGCTGGCCAAGACCGGCAAGGCCCGCATCGACCAGGTGTGGCCCAACCTCACGCTGTTCACCCATGGTGGCGTGCGGTATGACCCCTTCGAGCCCACCGTTCGTCGGCTGTTCACCGGCGGCGAGCGCGATATCCCCGTGCGGCTGGAGCTGTACCCCGCCAGCGAAGGGTTCATCGCCGTCCAGGACGAATACCAGCAGCCGGGGATGCGGCTGAACGCGGATCACGGGATCTTCTACGAATTCGTCCCGCTGGAGGAAATCGACAAGGAAGACGCGCCGGCCTTCTGCGCCGATGAAGCCGAGCCCGGGCAGCGGTACGTGGTGGTGATGAGCACGTGCGCCGGGCTGTGGCGGTACGTCATCGGCGACGTGGTGGTGTTCGAGAGCGTGCCCAATCGCATCGGTTGGGGCGGGGGCACTGGGCCGGCCCGGCTGCGGATCGTCGGCCGCCACAAGCTGTTCATCAATGCCTTTGGCGAGAACATCATCGTCGAAAACATCGAGACGGCGGTCGCACGGGCGGCCCGCGAATCGGGCGTGGAGGTAGGCGAGTTCACCGCCTCTCCGGTGTATCCGGGCGAGGGCGTGCGATCGGGGCTGCAACTGGCCGTCGAGGTCGTGGGGCAACGCGACCCGAGCGCGATGGGCCGGTTTGCCGAGGTCTTCGACGCCACACTCCAGAGCGAAGTGGTGGACTATCGCGTGAAGCGGACCGACAGCCTGGGCATGGCCCCGCCCGTCGTGACGCCACTGGAACCCGGGGCGATCCACGATTGGATGCAGAGCCGCGGCAAGCTGGGAGGCCAGCACAAGGTGCCGCGTTGCGCCAACCACCGCGAGTTCATGGATGCCCTCGCGGGCCCCGTGCGCCCGGGCGAACCCGCCCAGAACCGCCCATAA
- a CDS encoding glycosyltransferase, whose product MTTTRTQSTGPLRHARQLADLARSLGSKASASQALHAALEGEHGVVLVAGSPTKDAIEALAAACNERGWQAYVATGDPAAARGLVEKLRRAVIVEHNAAEFLRTLPVKPTVALLFDAATIPSVAASMCDGGLAVAFANGVDHGNTWDVVGRSDEVILLTRCSESSGIVPVRLDDEVFGRLGDLTRRALAEGPTPAPQSTMRTPAVVSPTGFGSFETRRKLVETVMLARQTLSPRRERRLLEGLSRWPWVVPQGAPLPPTMPDGSPWPKITIVTPTYNQGHFIEETILSVIHQGYPNLEHILMDGKSTDDTMEVVDRYRDHFSVVVSEKDKGQSDAINKGFERATGDILTWLNSDDMLAPGTLAAAAIAFKTSGADFINGMAQVFREGKLVHQCITSCGDGPMPLMDMLDLENCWLTGQFWWQPDCFFTRDLWERAGSHVRVDWYYSMDYELWLRMAQAGAKVHSIGRPIVWFRTHDDQKTSEGEGSGFKGELPKVVADHCEKHGIQRPDRPREAVKQRLRVAFFNDVGFEYGAGIAHRRLAQAFASAGHEVHAFAATNPEPIREHASVSAHDVLAALKNVRPDLVIIGNVHGADISPEVLSAVAAEYETVFLMHDMWLLTGKQTYTADSTDHLEGVVSEAAIRAGYPKVPADRIRWSWEANRRFLTGSERLTVLTNSRWLARCAQEALDHPSTVEEGQQPFDLGGRPEIRPIALGLDTNVFRPRDKATCRDALGLPQDDFLIMASACSLDDERKGIGHLAEALKQLELSDATVVGVGYVPPNATPPIPGMRAMGYMRDPQQLAMLYSACDLFVAPSTDEAFGQVFIEAAACGTPSIGFPVGGVPEAITHGVTGLVAREVSSDALAEAIDTLYRDDAYRQNMGQWGRIHAQNEWSLWTSYQRLHTALAASGAGARIGLSRKIDFTRPAPVPQSATLIRTTSPGYEPRFGFDYWEGPIADQNLGRFRWLRGGTAAAVLHARTGGRAQLAITCRNIFQDQRLRVVLNGNVVHEDAVPVTAPRTDHAITLPVQVKAGANQLQLHTWKWNQGEERPISLLLTDLRLIEQ is encoded by the coding sequence ATGACGACGACCCGCACGCAGAGCACGGGGCCCTTGCGCCACGCCCGCCAGTTGGCCGATCTCGCGCGTTCGCTTGGCTCCAAGGCTTCTGCCTCGCAGGCCCTGCACGCCGCGCTCGAGGGCGAGCATGGCGTCGTGCTGGTCGCCGGCTCACCGACCAAGGATGCCATCGAGGCGCTGGCCGCCGCGTGCAACGAACGAGGATGGCAGGCCTACGTGGCCACCGGCGATCCGGCAGCCGCACGAGGTCTCGTGGAGAAACTCCGCCGAGCCGTCATCGTCGAGCACAACGCGGCGGAGTTTCTTCGCACGCTGCCGGTCAAGCCAACCGTCGCGTTGCTGTTTGACGCCGCCACGATTCCGTCGGTGGCTGCTTCGATGTGCGATGGCGGGCTCGCGGTCGCGTTTGCGAACGGCGTCGACCATGGCAACACGTGGGACGTGGTGGGTCGTTCGGACGAGGTCATTCTGCTCACGCGTTGCAGCGAGTCTTCGGGCATCGTTCCGGTGCGACTGGACGACGAGGTGTTTGGTCGTCTTGGGGATTTGACGCGTCGTGCACTCGCCGAAGGACCCACGCCCGCGCCGCAGAGCACCATGCGCACGCCCGCGGTGGTGTCGCCTACCGGCTTTGGCAGCTTCGAGACGCGACGAAAGCTGGTGGAGACCGTGATGCTCGCGCGCCAAACGCTTTCGCCACGTCGCGAACGCCGGTTGCTCGAGGGACTGAGCCGGTGGCCCTGGGTCGTGCCCCAGGGCGCGCCGCTGCCGCCGACGATGCCCGATGGCTCGCCGTGGCCGAAGATCACGATCGTCACGCCCACGTACAACCAGGGGCACTTCATCGAGGAGACGATCCTCTCGGTCATCCACCAGGGCTACCCGAACCTCGAACACATCCTGATGGACGGCAAGTCGACCGACGACACCATGGAGGTCGTCGATCGGTATCGCGATCATTTCTCGGTTGTCGTCTCGGAGAAGGACAAGGGCCAGAGCGATGCGATCAACAAGGGCTTCGAGCGGGCCACTGGCGACATCCTCACGTGGCTGAATAGCGACGACATGCTGGCCCCCGGCACGCTGGCGGCGGCCGCGATCGCCTTCAAGACCAGCGGCGCCGACTTCATCAACGGCATGGCCCAGGTCTTTCGAGAGGGCAAGCTCGTGCACCAGTGCATCACGAGCTGCGGCGACGGACCCATGCCGCTGATGGACATGCTCGACCTCGAGAACTGCTGGCTGACCGGGCAGTTCTGGTGGCAGCCAGACTGTTTCTTTACGCGCGATCTGTGGGAGCGAGCCGGAAGCCACGTCCGCGTCGACTGGTACTATTCGATGGACTACGAGCTGTGGCTGCGCATGGCCCAGGCCGGTGCGAAGGTGCACAGCATCGGGCGGCCGATCGTCTGGTTCCGCACCCACGACGATCAGAAGACCAGCGAGGGCGAGGGCAGCGGCTTCAAGGGCGAACTGCCCAAGGTCGTCGCCGATCACTGCGAGAAGCATGGCATCCAGCGCCCCGATCGCCCGCGCGAAGCGGTCAAGCAGCGGCTGAGGGTGGCGTTCTTCAACGACGTGGGCTTCGAATACGGCGCGGGCATTGCCCACCGCAGGCTGGCGCAGGCGTTCGCGTCGGCTGGCCACGAGGTGCACGCATTTGCCGCTACGAATCCCGAGCCGATCCGTGAACATGCGTCGGTGAGCGCTCATGACGTGCTCGCGGCGCTGAAGAACGTGCGGCCCGATCTCGTCATCATCGGCAATGTCCATGGCGCCGACATCTCCCCCGAGGTGCTCAGCGCCGTTGCGGCCGAGTACGAGACGGTGTTCCTGATGCACGACATGTGGCTGCTCACCGGGAAGCAGACCTACACGGCCGACAGCACCGACCACCTCGAGGGCGTGGTTTCCGAGGCGGCCATTCGCGCGGGCTATCCGAAGGTGCCCGCCGATCGCATTCGCTGGTCGTGGGAAGCCAACCGCCGATTCCTCACCGGCTCGGAGCGGTTGACCGTACTGACCAACAGCCGCTGGCTTGCGCGGTGTGCGCAAGAGGCGCTGGATCACCCGAGCACCGTGGAAGAAGGCCAGCAACCCTTCGATCTCGGAGGACGCCCGGAGATCCGGCCCATCGCGCTGGGCCTGGACACCAACGTGTTCCGGCCACGCGACAAGGCAACCTGCCGAGACGCGCTGGGTCTGCCACAGGACGACTTCCTGATCATGGCCTCGGCGTGTTCGCTCGACGACGAGCGCAAGGGCATCGGGCACCTTGCCGAAGCCCTCAAGCAACTCGAACTGTCCGACGCCACGGTGGTGGGCGTGGGCTATGTTCCGCCAAACGCGACGCCGCCGATCCCTGGCATGCGAGCGATGGGATACATGCGTGATCCTCAACAACTCGCCATGCTCTACTCGGCGTGCGATCTGTTCGTGGCGCCCAGCACCGACGAAGCCTTCGGCCAGGTGTTCATCGAAGCGGCCGCATGCGGCACGCCGTCGATCGGCTTCCCCGTTGGCGGCGTGCCCGAGGCCATCACGCATGGGGTGACCGGCCTGGTGGCCCGTGAGGTCTCGTCCGACGCCCTGGCCGAAGCGATCGACACGCTGTATCGAGACGATGCCTATCGGCAGAACATGGGCCAATGGGGCCGAATCCACGCGCAGAACGAGTGGAGCCTGTGGACCAGCTACCAGCGCCTGCACACGGCGCTCGCCGCGAGTGGCGCCGGCGCGCGGATCGGCCTGAGCCGAAAGATCGATTTTACCCGGCCGGCCCCGGTGCCGCAGAGCGCGACGCTCATCCGGACGACCAGCCCGGGCTACGAGCCTCGCTTCGGGTTTGATTACTGGGAAGGCCCGATCGCCGACCAGAATCTCGGTCGGTTCCGCTGGTTGCGTGGCGGGACGGCCGCCGCCGTGCTGCACGCCCGAACAGGTGGACGAGCACAACTGGCGATCACCTGCCGGAACATCTTCCAGGATCAGCGACTGCGGGTCGTGCTCAACGGCAACGTGGTGCACGAAGACGCGGTCCCGGTCACGGCTCCCAGAACGGACCACGCCATCACCCTGCCCGTGCAGGTCAAGGCGGGCGCGAACCAACTCCAACTGCACACGTGGAAGTGGAACCAGGGCGAGGAGCGACCGATTTCGCTCTTGCTGACCGACCTGCGATTGATTGAGCAGTAA